In a single window of the Methanofollis ethanolicus genome:
- a CDS encoding solute carrier family 23 protein yields MDIERVTTDIKRMFQGVQILFVAFGALVIVPLLTGLDPNVALFTGGIGTLLFQVVTRMKVPIFLASSFAFTPAISYGGATWGIPSTFCGLAVAGLFYVVLSAVIRVFGIEVTTRIFPPVVVGPVICIIGLSLAPVAVSMVLGMDGGVQVVPVETALILAGASLLTTLVVFTFGKGW; encoded by the coding sequence GAACGAGTGACTACTGATATTAAACGAATGTTCCAGGGCGTTCAGATCCTTTTCGTCGCTTTCGGTGCGCTTGTCATCGTCCCCCTTCTCACAGGGCTGGACCCGAATGTCGCACTGTTTACGGGAGGGATCGGAACCCTGCTCTTCCAGGTGGTAACGAGAATGAAGGTGCCGATCTTTCTCGCATCGTCCTTCGCGTTCACCCCTGCGATCAGTTATGGCGGGGCGACATGGGGCATCCCGAGCACCTTCTGTGGCCTTGCTGTGGCAGGTCTTTTTTATGTGGTGTTGAGCGCTGTCATCAGGGTGTTCGGCATAGAGGTGACCACCAGGATCTTCCCGCCGGTCGTGGTCGGCCCGGTGATCTGCATCATCGGTCTGTCTCTGGCGCCGGTGGCGGTCAGCATGGTGCTCGGCATGGACGGGGGCGTCCAGGTGGTGCCTGTCGAGACAGCCCTCATCCTTGCAGGGGCATCTCTCCTGACGACGCTCGTGGTCTTTACCTTCGGGAAGGGCTGGTGA
- a CDS encoding 4Fe-4S binding protein — translation MSEGLKQAVRERCTTMEIPLVGVADVGRWENPPFQPWMSEAFYPQSIFPEARSVIVIGLPVPLPVIETAPSIWYRELYRTMNTLLDQYTYRIATYLTEQGYPSVFMPRDGYTGIDVLLEKPVAFFSHRHAAFLAGLGTFGVNNMLLTQDYGPRVRFGSVLTAAELPPDPLMEEDLCTRCMACVRMCPASALREEGYPAGLTDKRACAENSAILEKRGLAPCGICVGVCPIGKDRTLYGRKNIGIYRDPALRPDLCRAWAHVRSYGTK, via the coding sequence ATGAGCGAGGGACTAAAACAGGCAGTACGGGAGAGGTGCACGACGATGGAGATCCCCCTTGTGGGGGTGGCAGATGTCGGGCGGTGGGAGAACCCACCTTTTCAGCCCTGGATGTCAGAGGCCTTTTACCCGCAATCGATCTTTCCGGAGGCCAGGTCGGTGATCGTGATCGGCCTGCCCGTCCCCCTGCCTGTCATCGAGACCGCACCGTCGATCTGGTACAGGGAACTCTACCGGACAATGAACACCCTCCTCGACCAGTACACCTACCGGATCGCCACATACCTCACCGAACAGGGGTATCCGTCCGTCTTTATGCCGCGAGACGGTTACACGGGCATCGACGTGCTCCTCGAAAAGCCGGTCGCCTTCTTCTCCCACCGCCACGCCGCCTTCCTCGCGGGGCTCGGGACCTTCGGAGTGAACAACATGCTCCTGACCCAGGACTACGGGCCGCGGGTGCGCTTTGGATCTGTCCTCACCGCCGCCGAACTCCCGCCCGATCCTCTCATGGAGGAGGATCTCTGCACCCGCTGCATGGCCTGCGTGCGGATGTGCCCTGCCTCGGCCCTCCGCGAGGAGGGATACCCCGCCGGCCTCACCGACAAAAGGGCCTGTGCTGAAAACAGCGCCATACTTGAAAAACGCGGTCTCGCTCCCTGCGGCATCTGCGTCGGCGTCTGCCCGATAGGGAAGGACCGCACCCTCTATGGCAGGAAGAATATCGGCATCTACCGCGACCCTGCCCTGCGGCCTGACCTCTGTCGGGCATGGGCGCATGTGCGGTCGTACGGGACGAAGTGA
- a CDS encoding FmdE family protein — protein MSNVRYILLITLIVGLVPGTVFAGDATMDAIGSRAAAVAMDHLTSAQGNENMLAMTDAGAVMFGNQTTERCLKGVTTVSGCSIGDGNLLMPQRSKFSPLWFFFYRKDTGEAVFLQVKPEAVEKSPEEIKALPPDRVFGIIAKERIDAEYLLANQSAWTGMLGKKVFGGNEFSLITIANMWAEPGTPYDFLRAASFHNHLCPGVSSGYLISRYVEERLPIESPSQSYKVIACPVWCKDDLFPVIWDATPGKKSLFVKDLSAAEKEALKKSTGGTDVAGIYVRWDTTTNTGDGLVVGYNWSRSNELTGTADWKGDPALAKLVMDLELITYRDRPEEMVTTIREFRCEDPNDFAALACAGVNPLKVLGVEA, from the coding sequence GTGTCAAATGTCAGATATATTCTCTTAATTACTCTCATTGTCGGACTTGTTCCTGGTACAGTGTTTGCCGGGGATGCGACGATGGACGCGATCGGTTCCCGGGCCGCAGCGGTAGCGATGGACCACCTTACCTCCGCGCAGGGCAATGAAAACATGCTGGCCATGACCGATGCCGGTGCCGTCATGTTCGGAAACCAGACCACCGAACGGTGCTTGAAGGGCGTGACCACTGTCAGCGGCTGTAGTATCGGCGACGGCAACCTCCTGATGCCGCAGAGGAGCAAGTTCTCCCCCCTGTGGTTCTTCTTCTACAGGAAGGACACTGGTGAAGCAGTCTTCCTTCAGGTGAAGCCCGAAGCAGTGGAAAAATCCCCTGAAGAGATCAAGGCGCTTCCCCCCGACAGAGTCTTCGGCATCATCGCGAAGGAACGGATAGATGCCGAATACCTCCTTGCGAACCAGAGCGCATGGACAGGAATGCTGGGTAAGAAGGTCTTTGGCGGCAATGAGTTCAGTCTCATCACGATCGCCAATATGTGGGCCGAACCCGGCACCCCTTACGACTTCCTGAGGGCGGCCTCATTCCACAATCACCTCTGTCCCGGCGTGAGCAGCGGATACCTGATCTCCCGGTACGTGGAAGAACGCCTGCCTATCGAAAGCCCTTCCCAGAGTTACAAAGTCATTGCCTGTCCTGTCTGGTGCAAGGACGACCTTTTTCCGGTGATCTGGGACGCCACCCCGGGCAAGAAGAGTCTCTTCGTCAAGGACCTGAGCGCAGCCGAGAAGGAAGCGTTGAAGAAGAGCACAGGCGGAACCGATGTTGCCGGGATCTATGTCCGCTGGGACACGACGACCAACACCGGTGACGGCCTTGTGGTGGGCTATAACTGGAGCCGGAGTAATGAACTGACCGGCACCGCCGACTGGAAGGGGGACCCGGCACTGGCAAAGCTCGTGATGGACCTGGAATTGATCACCTATCGGGACCGGCCTGAAGAGATGGTGACGACAATCCGGGAGTTCAGGTGCGAGGACCCGAACGACTTTGCCGCGCTTGCGTGTGCCGGTGTCAACCCCCTGAAGGTCCTCGGTGTGGAGGCTTAA
- a CDS encoding GyrI-like domain-containing protein, which translates to MEEITLVNVEPLHVVGIRKRGKYEEIPDMIRTVYEYVLSRGAASPGCPIFVMHETSEEEAVKADLEGAADIEITVPVTERLAPAGGIACYELPGGRMARVVHRGPYQECGPTYERLFAWLAENGLEITGPIREVYLNDPREVPEAEILTEIFVPVA; encoded by the coding sequence ATGGAAGAGATCACTCTTGTCAATGTCGAACCACTGCATGTTGTCGGCATACGGAAACGCGGGAAGTACGAAGAGATTCCCGACATGATCAGGACTGTGTACGAATATGTCCTCTCGCGGGGCGCCGCATCCCCGGGTTGCCCGATCTTTGTCATGCATGAGACGAGCGAAGAGGAGGCGGTGAAGGCCGATCTCGAAGGTGCCGCCGATATCGAGATCACCGTGCCTGTTACGGAACGACTTGCCCCCGCTGGCGGCATCGCCTGCTACGAGCTTCCGGGAGGCAGGATGGCGCGTGTCGTCCACAGGGGACCGTACCAGGAGTGCGGGCCGACCTATGAGAGACTCTTTGCATGGCTTGCCGAAAATGGGCTGGAGATCACCGGCCCTATTCGGGAGGTCTACCTGAACGACCCGCGTGAGGTTCCCGAAGCGGAGATCCTCACTGAGATCTTTGTGCCGGTGGCCTGA
- a CDS encoding C-GCAxxG-C-C family (seleno)protein — protein MQAFSGGLNCAQAVAGAFADEFGLDEAVVRKLVCGFGGGSPTRTGPARR, from the coding sequence ATACAGGCATTTTCCGGCGGCCTGAACTGTGCCCAGGCGGTCGCCGGGGCGTTTGCCGATGAGTTCGGCCTGGACGAGGCCGTGGTCAGGAAACTGGTGTGCGGGTTCGGCGGCGGTTCGCCCACACGGACAGGGCCTGCGAGGCGGTGA
- a CDS encoding aldolase produces MPDEGRYCTICGGVVPEGPEIRTVLVDGKATGIDQLDRILCDVLDLHLADEGQVREELLTRVKAFNYVPTKKTDAYADALMAEYRQASAGRK; encoded by the coding sequence ATGCCGGACGAAGGGAGATACTGCACCATCTGCGGCGGCGTCGTGCCCGAGGGCCCGGAGATCAGGACGGTCCTGGTCGACGGCAAGGCGACCGGGATCGATCAACTCGACCGGATCCTCTGCGATGTCCTCGACCTTCACCTCGCAGACGAGGGCCAGGTCAGGGAAGAACTCCTGACGAGGGTGAAGGCCTTCAACTATGTCCCCACAAAGAAGACCGACGCCTACGCCGATGCCTTGATGGCAGAATACAGGCAGGCATCCGCCGGGCGGAAATAA
- a CDS encoding cupin domain-containing protein, whose amino-acid sequence MTVGDEKRAELKGKALRLKDLVEYQDGTVASRMLVNRPAGSITLFSFDEDEGLSEHTAPYDAVVTILDGECEVWLAGETHLMKEGDTIIFPANAPHALSAVTRFKMMLTMIRE is encoded by the coding sequence ATGACTGTGGGCGACGAAAAACGTGCTGAACTGAAAGGAAAGGCTCTCCGCCTCAAGGACCTCGTCGAGTACCAGGACGGGACAGTGGCAAGTCGGATGCTCGTCAACAGGCCGGCAGGGAGCATCACCCTCTTCTCCTTCGACGAGGACGAGGGCCTTTCCGAGCACACAGCGCCGTATGACGCGGTGGTGACGATCCTCGACGGAGAGTGCGAGGTCTGGCTCGCGGGCGAGACCCACCTGATGAAGGAGGGAGATACGATCATCTTCCCGGCGAACGCCCCCCATGCCCTCTCCGCGGTGACGCGGTTCAAGATGATGCTGACCATGATCCGGGAGTGA
- a CDS encoding GNAT family N-acetyltransferase — translation MAGASLRRAVMADAGIIAAYNIAMAEGTEGKALDPATVGAGVEALLADPAKGFYLVAEMGGRVVGQAMITYEWSDWRNGSFWWVQSVYVHPDVRRQGIFTGIFREIEREARELSGVVGLRLYVDAENLRAQETYRHLGMDESNYLIFEREF, via the coding sequence ATGGCTGGCGCCAGCCTCCGCAGGGCGGTCATGGCCGATGCCGGCATCATTGCCGCATACAATATTGCCATGGCAGAGGGGACCGAAGGGAAGGCCCTCGACCCGGCGACAGTAGGGGCGGGCGTCGAGGCGCTGCTCGCCGACCCGGCAAAGGGCTTCTACCTCGTTGCCGAGATGGGGGGCCGTGTCGTCGGGCAGGCAATGATCACGTATGAATGGAGCGACTGGCGGAACGGCTCTTTCTGGTGGGTCCAGAGCGTCTATGTCCATCCCGACGTCAGGCGGCAGGGGATATTCACCGGGATCTTCCGGGAGATCGAGAGGGAGGCGCGGGAACTATCCGGCGTGGTCGGCCTCCGCCTGTACGTCGATGCGGAAAACCTGCGGGCTCAGGAGACCTACCGGCACCTCGGGATGGATGAGTCGAACTACCTGATCTTCGAGAGAGAGTTTTGA
- a CDS encoding MerR family transcriptional regulator, which produces MTIDQIPIGTFSRTVYLTQKALRLYDRKGILVPGAKDPITGYRNYTIGQLETAVRIRTLSRLGFSLEEMRAVLDGDDGVDVVERRLAAVRQEMAHLTKVEEVLRARPSLQELFAMSLSEPVIKEIPAMRVISTRERGSYEDVCHRLIEELMAAVFSPENRRNGVRITGPVMMLCHDGEYRETDADIEVAVPVAGRVSVGEEAEVKTLPPVQVVSVLSTGPYYSLNLAYGRILEYAGAHSLALRGPDRELYYNSPHEVPPEELRTEVQYPVVRAD; this is translated from the coding sequence ATGACCATCGACCAGATCCCCATCGGGACATTCTCAAGGACCGTGTACCTCACCCAGAAGGCCCTCCGCCTCTACGACAGGAAGGGCATCCTGGTGCCCGGGGCAAAGGACCCGATCACCGGTTACCGCAACTACACTATCGGCCAACTTGAGACGGCGGTGCGGATCAGGACCCTTTCCAGACTCGGCTTCTCTCTCGAAGAGATGCGGGCGGTCCTCGATGGCGACGACGGCGTGGACGTGGTGGAGAGGCGCCTTGCCGCGGTGCGGCAGGAGATGGCGCACCTCACAAAGGTCGAGGAGGTCCTGCGTGCCAGGCCCTCCCTTCAGGAGTTGTTTGCAATGTCGCTGTCCGAACCAGTCATCAAGGAGATTCCTGCAATGCGGGTGATCAGCACGCGGGAGAGAGGGAGTTATGAGGACGTCTGTCACCGGCTCATCGAGGAACTGATGGCCGCCGTGTTCAGCCCGGAAAACCGGCGGAACGGTGTGCGGATCACCGGGCCGGTGATGATGCTCTGTCACGACGGGGAGTACAGGGAGACCGACGCCGACATCGAGGTTGCGGTCCCGGTCGCCGGCCGGGTCAGCGTCGGTGAAGAGGCGGAAGTGAAAACTCTCCCGCCGGTTCAGGTCGTTTCCGTCCTCTCCACAGGGCCGTATTACAGTCTCAACCTGGCCTACGGCAGGATCCTGGAGTACGCCGGGGCGCACAGCCTCGCCCTCCGTGGGCCAGACCGTGAACTCTACTATAACAGCCCGCACGAGGTCCCGCCTGAAGAGCTCAGGACCGAGGTGCAGTACCCGGTCGTGCGGGCCGACTGA
- a CDS encoding Fic family protein, translated as MKILQMPTYTDEDEHKAWEMARDLAVIDAVFACNKKYLHWEEIKYRTLPADPKYIWILMKAFRENGARHFTFGPCHFRFILDDECWKKLHVLDKTAGGNLASMLDSAGGEKERYIVNSLMEEAIASSQIEGAATTRVVAKQMLQEQRKPKSRGELMILNNYLTMKEVSRVRGEDLSPARVRKLHAMITRGTLDDPAYEGHFRENDEIRVVDSSGTVLHIPPPHEEIEGLVEELCAFANNDGEEFIHPVVRGIILHFLIGYIHPFNDGNGRCARTVFYGYVLKQDYWLFEYMAISRAIKDSRGQYKRAYLYTETDGNDLTYFIRYNLDVIEKAIEEVRAYIREKQEEQASALRVIEHAGNMNLRQVDILKMMMKHPERPVTIKEVRETFRVAYGTARSDLLRLVEQGYVEKRMMGKEFVFLYRGTGPSG; from the coding sequence ATGAAGATACTGCAGATGCCCACCTATACAGACGAGGACGAGCATAAAGCCTGGGAGATGGCCAGGGATCTGGCCGTGATCGACGCGGTCTTCGCCTGCAACAAAAAATACCTCCACTGGGAGGAGATAAAATACAGGACACTACCAGCAGACCCGAAATATATCTGGATCCTGATGAAGGCTTTCAGAGAGAACGGAGCACGCCATTTCACATTCGGGCCGTGTCATTTCCGCTTTATCCTTGACGACGAGTGCTGGAAAAAACTTCATGTACTGGATAAAACAGCCGGAGGAAACCTTGCAAGTATGCTCGACTCGGCAGGGGGGGAGAAGGAGCGCTACATTGTCAATTCCCTGATGGAAGAGGCGATCGCCTCAAGCCAGATCGAAGGGGCGGCGACGACCAGAGTCGTGGCAAAACAGATGCTTCAGGAGCAGAGAAAACCGAAAAGCCGCGGCGAACTGATGATCCTGAACAACTACCTGACGATGAAGGAGGTCTCCAGGGTCAGGGGCGAGGATCTCTCACCGGCACGGGTCAGGAAACTCCATGCGATGATCACCCGCGGCACGCTCGACGATCCTGCCTATGAGGGACATTTCAGGGAGAACGACGAAATACGAGTCGTCGACTCCAGCGGGACCGTCCTCCATATCCCGCCCCCTCACGAAGAGATCGAAGGCCTCGTCGAAGAACTCTGCGCCTTCGCAAACAACGACGGGGAGGAGTTCATCCACCCGGTGGTCAGGGGGATCATTCTCCACTTCCTGATAGGGTACATCCACCCCTTCAACGACGGGAACGGGCGGTGTGCACGGACCGTCTTTTACGGGTACGTGCTGAAGCAGGACTACTGGCTCTTCGAGTACATGGCAATCTCACGGGCAATCAAGGATAGCAGAGGGCAGTACAAGAGGGCCTACCTGTACACGGAGACGGACGGGAATGACCTGACATATTTCATCAGGTACAACCTCGACGTAATCGAAAAGGCCATCGAAGAGGTCAGGGCCTATATCCGGGAGAAACAGGAGGAGCAGGCCAGTGCACTCAGGGTAATCGAGCATGCCGGGAACATGAACCTCAGGCAGGTGGATATACTGAAGATGATGATGAAGCATCCCGAAAGGCCGGTGACCATCAAGGAGGTGAGGGAGACCTTCCGGGTCGCCTATGGGACGGCGAGGAGCGACCTTTTGCGTCTGGTCGAACAGGGATATGTGGAGAAGAGGATGATGGGAAAGGAGTTTGTATTTCTGTACAGGGGAACAGGCCCCTCTGGATGA
- a CDS encoding DNA-directed DNA polymerase II large subunit, which produces MVAVSPAMAEYFKRLEANLNAALAVAEAARAEGYDPTTEVEIPRANDIGDRVEALIGIKGVAQRIRDLEAGMSREEAALKIGDDFVAKMFGETTREEIADHAIRTSMGLLTEGVVAAPTEGIAKVGIGKNDDGTEYLKIYYAGPIRSAGGTAQALSVLVGDYVRRGIGIDRYRPRPEEVDRYVEELQQYNNIQSMQYMPSEAEIRLIIENCPVCIDGEPTEREEVSGHRNLERVETNTVRGGMCLVVAEGLALKAPKVMKNVKKMKMEGWDWIQQIIDGAASKSSDEEEEPGVHPKDKYIRDLIGGRPVFSYPMRAGGFRLRYGRSRNTGFAAAGFNPATLHILGDYLAVGTQMKTERPGKAAGVVPVDTIEGPTVLLASGEVKRIDDAVEAKKIAPREITRILDIGEILISYGEFLENNHPLIPSAYCEEWWRLEGGTKTPENEMEAIEMALSGVPLHPAYTWIWDDLDPAEVRALAEHVSARGRIADGVLRVKNDPAIKHTLEILLIPQTVEGDEVVLPTYLVLLACLGLGLDLKMRPAWEDAPAGPSLPLVSHLSGFTIRSKAGTRIGGRMGRPGKSKPREMKPAPHVLFPVGENGGSRRSILEAGAYKARSNADGGTIKAEVGERRCPQCGAVTFKNRCDACGTHTNPVYRCPRCNREVAGAVCPQCGGPTVCLQELDLKIRDEYATACAHLQMRENSLKLVKGVKGMISRDRTIEPMEKGLIRATHDLYVFKDGTVRYDMIDLPVTHFRPREVGATVEKLREIGYTLDYNGEELVSPDQVLELRCQDIMVSALCGDWLLKVSRYMDDLLEKFYGLPRFYNAEKPADLIGQMLIGLAPHTSAGVLCRLIGFTKASVGYGHPFFHAAKRRNCFAGDTLIRVLADGRWQEMPVRQFVLENFDISRPDLDHAGTHWSEPKCPSAVQAVDTRGEVRLRRVTAVSVHRAPDHLLRIETARGRALEVTPDHTMLVWETDYLRKIMAMEVRVGDRVPVAEGGRVIADTISAVTPIRCPDEAVYCLTVADDHTLAANGIFCGQCDGDEDCVMLLLDGLINFSRSFLPETRGGSMDAPLVLTSRLDPKEVDKESHNVDVVDHYPLELYEAAQRFAPPKELEKLIDHVDLRLGKPSQYEGFRFTHDTSDISAGPLESTYTVLGTMFDKMEAELELGDKIRAVDVDDVAERVLNTHFIRDLMGNLRAFASQTVRCTKCTTKYRRMPLAGKCPKCGGKVNPTVHEASVKKYLEMSRRMCEKYAISEYTKQRVEVLDKAILSTFGEEKEKQLGLADFM; this is translated from the coding sequence ATGGTTGCGGTCTCCCCGGCAATGGCTGAGTACTTCAAAAGACTCGAGGCGAACCTCAACGCGGCCCTGGCAGTCGCGGAGGCGGCGCGTGCAGAGGGGTACGACCCCACCACCGAGGTCGAGATCCCGCGGGCGAACGACATCGGCGACCGTGTCGAGGCCCTGATCGGGATCAAGGGCGTTGCCCAGAGGATCCGGGACCTTGAAGCCGGGATGTCCCGGGAAGAGGCCGCCCTCAAGATAGGCGACGACTTCGTGGCCAAAATGTTCGGGGAGACGACACGCGAGGAGATCGCCGACCACGCCATCAGGACGTCGATGGGTCTCCTGACCGAGGGCGTGGTGGCGGCGCCGACCGAGGGGATCGCGAAGGTCGGGATCGGCAAGAACGACGACGGCACCGAGTACCTGAAGATCTATTATGCCGGGCCTATCCGCTCTGCAGGCGGCACGGCGCAGGCCCTCTCCGTGCTCGTCGGCGACTATGTCCGCCGGGGGATCGGGATCGACCGGTACAGGCCCAGGCCCGAGGAGGTGGACAGGTACGTCGAGGAACTCCAGCAGTACAACAACATCCAGTCGATGCAGTACATGCCGAGCGAGGCCGAGATCAGGCTGATCATCGAGAACTGCCCGGTCTGCATCGACGGCGAGCCGACGGAGAGAGAGGAGGTCTCCGGCCACCGGAACCTGGAGAGGGTGGAGACGAACACGGTGCGGGGCGGCATGTGCCTGGTGGTCGCCGAGGGACTGGCCCTGAAGGCCCCGAAGGTGATGAAGAACGTCAAGAAGATGAAGATGGAGGGCTGGGACTGGATCCAGCAGATCATCGACGGCGCCGCCTCGAAGTCGTCCGATGAGGAAGAGGAACCCGGCGTCCACCCGAAGGACAAGTACATCCGCGACCTCATCGGCGGCCGCCCTGTCTTTTCGTACCCGATGAGGGCAGGGGGATTCCGCCTGCGGTACGGCCGGTCCAGGAACACCGGCTTTGCGGCCGCAGGCTTCAACCCGGCGACCCTCCATATCCTCGGCGACTATCTCGCGGTCGGCACCCAGATGAAGACCGAAAGGCCGGGAAAGGCCGCGGGCGTCGTGCCTGTGGATACGATCGAGGGCCCGACCGTTCTCCTTGCCTCGGGCGAGGTGAAACGCATCGATGACGCCGTGGAGGCAAAAAAGATCGCCCCTCGCGAGATCACCCGTATCCTGGACATCGGCGAGATCCTGATCAGTTACGGCGAGTTCCTGGAGAACAACCATCCTCTCATTCCCTCTGCCTATTGCGAGGAATGGTGGCGGCTGGAGGGCGGCACGAAGACGCCGGAGAATGAGATGGAGGCGATCGAGATGGCCCTCTCGGGCGTGCCCCTCCACCCGGCGTACACCTGGATCTGGGACGACCTCGACCCCGCGGAGGTCAGGGCCCTCGCGGAGCATGTCTCTGCCAGGGGCAGGATTGCGGACGGCGTCCTCAGGGTGAAGAACGACCCCGCGATCAAGCACACCCTTGAGATCCTCCTCATCCCCCAGACAGTGGAGGGCGACGAGGTGGTCCTGCCGACCTACCTTGTCCTCCTTGCCTGCCTGGGCCTGGGCCTCGACCTGAAGATGCGCCCGGCATGGGAGGACGCCCCCGCGGGCCCGTCCCTCCCCCTCGTTTCCCATCTCTCCGGCTTCACGATCCGGTCGAAGGCCGGGACGCGGATAGGCGGACGGATGGGCAGGCCCGGCAAGTCGAAGCCCAGGGAGATGAAACCTGCACCCCATGTTCTCTTCCCTGTCGGCGAGAACGGCGGTTCCCGGCGGTCTATCCTGGAGGCCGGGGCCTATAAGGCGCGGAGCAATGCAGACGGCGGCACCATCAAAGCCGAGGTCGGGGAGAGGCGCTGCCCGCAGTGCGGTGCGGTGACCTTCAAGAACAGGTGCGATGCCTGCGGCACCCATACGAACCCCGTCTATCGCTGCCCTCGTTGCAACAGGGAAGTCGCCGGTGCCGTCTGTCCCCAGTGCGGCGGGCCGACGGTCTGCCTCCAGGAACTGGACCTGAAGATCAGGGACGAGTACGCCACCGCATGCGCCCACCTCCAGATGCGGGAGAACAGCCTCAAACTCGTGAAGGGCGTGAAGGGCATGATCTCGCGCGACCGGACGATCGAGCCTATGGAGAAGGGGCTGATCCGGGCCACCCACGACCTGTACGTCTTCAAGGACGGGACGGTCAGGTACGACATGATCGACCTGCCGGTGACCCATTTCCGCCCGCGCGAGGTCGGCGCCACGGTTGAAAAGTTGCGGGAGATTGGCTATACTCTGGACTACAATGGCGAGGAACTCGTCTCCCCCGACCAGGTGCTGGAACTGCGCTGCCAGGACATCATGGTCTCGGCCCTCTGCGGCGACTGGCTCCTGAAGGTCTCCCGGTACATGGACGACCTGCTGGAGAAGTTCTACGGTCTGCCCCGATTCTACAACGCGGAGAAGCCCGCAGACCTCATCGGCCAGATGCTCATCGGGCTTGCCCCCCACACCTCGGCCGGGGTGCTCTGCCGCCTGATCGGGTTCACGAAGGCGAGCGTCGGCTATGGTCACCCCTTCTTCCACGCGGCAAAAAGGCGGAACTGCTTTGCAGGCGACACCCTGATCCGGGTGCTTGCGGACGGGCGGTGGCAGGAGATGCCGGTCAGGCAGTTTGTCCTCGAAAACTTCGACATCTCGCGGCCAGACCTGGACCATGCCGGCACCCACTGGTCAGAACCGAAATGTCCTTCTGCCGTGCAGGCCGTGGACACGCGGGGCGAGGTCCGTCTCCGCCGGGTGACCGCCGTCTCTGTCCACCGGGCGCCCGACCACCTGCTCAGGATCGAGACCGCCCGCGGCAGGGCCCTGGAGGTGACACCCGACCACACGATGCTCGTCTGGGAGACTGACTACCTCCGGAAGATCATGGCGATGGAGGTGCGTGTCGGCGACCGCGTGCCGGTGGCGGAGGGGGGCCGGGTGATCGCGGACACGATCTCGGCGGTGACCCCTATCAGGTGCCCTGACGAGGCGGTCTACTGCCTCACCGTTGCCGACGACCACACCCTCGCCGCAAACGGGATCTTCTGTGGCCAGTGCGACGGTGACGAGGACTGCGTGATGCTCCTCCTGGACGGGCTCATCAACTTCTCCCGCTCCTTCCTCCCCGAGACCCGAGGCGGCTCGATGGACGCCCCCCTTGTCCTCACCTCCCGCCTCGACCCCAAAGAGGTGGACAAGGAGAGTCACAACGTCGATGTCGTCGACCACTACCCCCTCGAACTCTATGAGGCGGCGCAGCGCTTTGCCCCGCCGAAGGAGCTTGAGAAACTGATCGACCACGTGGACCTCCGCCTGGGCAAACCCTCCCAGTACGAAGGTTTCCGCTTCACTCACGACACCTCGGACATCTCCGCGGGGCCTCTGGAGTCGACCTACACCGTCCTCGGCACGATGTTTGACAAGATGGAGGCCGAACTCGAACTCGGTGACAAGATCCGGGCTGTGGACGTCGATGACGTAGCCGAGCGCGTCCTGAACACCCACTTCATCCGCGACCTGATGGGCAATCTCCGGGCCTTCGCCTCCCAGACAGTGCGGTGCACGAAGTGTACCACCAAGTACCGCCGCATGCCCCTTGCCGGCAAGTGCCCGAAGTGCGGCGGCAAGGTGAACCCGACTGTCCACGAGGCCTCGGTGAAGAAGTACCTCGAAATGTCCCGGAGGATGTGCGAGAAGTACGCCATCTCCGAGTACACGAAGCAGCGTGTCGAGGTGCTGGACAAGGCGATCCTCTCGACCTTCGGGGAGGAGAAAGAGAAACAGCTGGGGCTCGCGGATTTTATGTGA